The genomic window ACCTGGCTGTGATAAAAATATGCCTGGGGCAGTAATGGCCTTGCTTCGACTTAACAGACCAGCTATTATAGTATACGGAGGAAGTTCCTCCTCCGTATACTATAAAGGTAAAAAACTTAATATTGTTTCAGCATTTGAAGCTTTAGGGGAAAAAAAAGAGAATAATATTTCAGAAAAGGAATATCGGAACATTATCAAAAATTCTTGTCAAAGTTCAGGATCATGTGGTGGAATGTATACTGCTAATACGATGGCATTAGCATTGGAAGCAATGGGAATGACTCTTCCTGGTTCTTCTTCTTTTACAGCAACTAGTTATGAAAAATACAAAGAATGCCATAAAATAGGTCCCGCAATAAGAAGACTTATTGAAGATAATATAAAGCCCAAAGATATAGTTACCAAAAAATCTATTGAAAATGCAATAACGTTGACTGTTGCTTTAGGGGGGTCAACTAATTTAGTTTTGCATTTGTTAGCTATTGCTAGAACCGCTGAAATTGATATAAGTCTAAAAGATTTTCAAGAGAAAAATAAACAGGTTCCTCTAATTGGAAATTTAAAACCTAGTGGTTCATATCTTATGGAGGATTTATCTCCTTTTGGAGGTACTCCTGTTATAATGAAATATTTATTCAAATTCGGGTTTCTGCATGGAGATTGTCTAACTGTAACAGGTCGAACATTGGAAGAAAATATTCAGGGTTTTCCTGATCCTGAAATTGATGAAATGTTTTTTACTCAAAAAGTAGTATATCCATTAAATAGTCCCATTAAAAAAAATGGGCATATAGTTATTTTATACGGTAATCTTGCTCCTTCTGGAGCAGTAGCTAAAATTACAGGGAAAGAAGGGTTTATTTTTTCTGGATTTTCTAGAACTTTTAATTCTGAAGAAGAAGCGAATAGAGCCATCTTAAATAGGGAGATTCATGTTGGGGACGTAGTCGTTATTCGATACGTCGGGCCT from Blattabacteriaceae bacterium includes these protein-coding regions:
- the ilvD gene encoding dihydroxy-acid dehydratase, which gives rise to MKKIEKTNHFSSKITKSLDLPAAQAMLYSSGLEEKDFKKAQVGIVSNWYEGNPCNMHLNKLGKKVKISIESQSMIGFQFTTIGVSDGISMGTSGMQYSLPSRELIADSIETVGYAHHYDSLVAIPGCDKNMPGAVMALLRLNRPAIIVYGGSSSSVYYKGKKLNIVSAFEALGEKKENNISEKEYRNIIKNSCQSSGSCGGMYTANTMALALEAMGMTLPGSSSFTATSYEKYKECHKIGPAIRRLIEDNIKPKDIVTKKSIENAITLTVALGGSTNLVLHLLAIARTAEIDISLKDFQEKNKQVPLIGNLKPSGSYLMEDLSPFGGTPVIMKYLFKFGFLHGDCLTVTGRTLEENIQGFPDPEIDEMFFTQKVVYPLNSPIKKNGHIVILYGNLAPSGAVAKITGKEGFIFSGFSRTFNSEEEANRAILNREIHVGDVVVIRYVGPKGGPGMPEMLKPTSCIVGVGLGKDVALITDGRFSGGSHGFVIGHISPEAQVGGPISLVEDGDLISIDAKNKRITLKVGKEVLQKRRSKWAPPTLKENRGYLYKYAKLVSSAEEGCITDK